One stretch of Epinephelus lanceolatus isolate andai-2023 chromosome 15, ASM4190304v1, whole genome shotgun sequence DNA includes these proteins:
- the LOC117267126 gene encoding complement C1q-like protein 2, translating into MKRAPVLLLTLCLSGALVRAETASESDIRAELGALRATVEELRLMESRLAASENKVQAQENSAEDLRAELIATKMELRHFKERAEEMEKKMAGGPKVAFSVALTGTVGTFNAETTLIYPQVITNIGNAYNVYTGFFTAPVSGVYFFRFNTMDGRKGYHMGAALHKNNQRVLLNIAWNHQDDHEHVSNGVVLELSQGDVVHMRLPAWYRVTDWVGHHYNIFSGFLLFAM; encoded by the exons ATGAAGCGTGCTCCAGTGTTGCTGCTGACCCTGTGCCTGTCAGGGGCTTTGGTTCGGGCAGAGACGGCCTCTGAGTCTGACATCAGAGCTGAGCTGGGGGCACTGAGAGCCACGGTGGAGGAGCTGAGGTTGATGGAGAGCAGACTGGCAGCGAGTGAAAACAAAGTACAAGCTCAGGAGAACTCAGCTGAAGATCTACGAGCAGAGCTGATTGCGACCAAGATGGAGTTACGTCACTTCAAAGAGCGGGCAGAGGAGATGGAAAAAAAGATGGCAG gtGGACCCAAAGTGGCCTTCTCTGTGGCTTTGACTGGAACAGTGGGAACCTTCAATGCTGAAACTACACTGATATACCCGCAAGTCATCACTAACATCGGCAATGCTTACAACGTCTACAcag GTTTCTTCACAGCCCCCGTCAGTGGCGTCTACTTCTTCAGGTTTAATACCATGGATGGACGGAAAGGCTACCACATGGGCGCAGCATTGCACAAGAACAACCAAAGAGTTCTTTTAAACATCGCCTGGAATCACCAAGATGACCACGAGCATGTGTCCAATGGAGTTGTCCTGGAGCTCTCTCAGGGCGATGTCGTGCACATGCGTCTTCCTGCGTGGTACAGAGTCACTGACTGGGTTGGACATCACTACAACATTTTCAGTGGCTTCCTTCTTTTTGCCATGTGA
- the keap1a gene encoding kelch-like ECH-associated protein 1A, translating to MHCPMRKKRPTRDSDFSAIAVPSMHGSGYLDYTVETHASKSLEVMEEFRRQEMLCDLVLHITYKERTVDFKVHKVVLASCSPYFRAMFTSSFKECRASEVTLRDVCPEVVGRLIDFAYTSRITVGEKCVLHVLLAAMRYQMEDVAKACCDFLTKHLEPANVIGIARFAEEIGCTELHQRSREYINTHFSEVTKEDEFFSLSHCQLLELISQDSLKVLCESEVYKACTDWVRWDMEGRAQYLHALLNAVHIYALPPKFLKNQLLSCPILSKANSCKDFLSKIFQDMTIRKLPPAPNRGTQLIYVAGGYRQHSLATMEAYDPRRNVWLKLTDMGSACSGLGACTLFGLLYTVGGRNLSLQNNTESNALCCYNPMTNQWSQRASLNIPRNRVGVGVVDGCIYAIGGSQGSTHHNTVERWDPESNRWSFVCPMSVARLGAGVAACGGVLYVVGGYDGQSRWNTAEKYQPDTNTWNQLAPMNTIRSGLGLVCVNSHLYAIGGYDGRNQLCSVERYNIARNQWEPRASMQYCRSAHGVTVHQGRIFVLGGFNQHGFLSSVEFYCPDRNEWTCVTDMPVGRSGMGVAVTMEPCPGSLPEQEEDEEGAT from the exons ATGCATTGCCCTATGAGGAAGAAACGCCCCACACGTGACTCTGATTTCTCGGCTATCGCAGTCCCCTCTATGCACGGGTCTGGATATCTTGACTACACAGTTGAGACGCATGCTTCCAAATCCCTCGAGGTCATGGAGGAGTTCAGGCGGCAGGAGATGTTGTGCGATCTCGTGCTGCACATCACATACAAGGAGAGGACAGTGGACTTCAAG gtgCACAAGGTGGTGCTGGCCTCCTGTAGCCCCTACTTCAGAGCCATGTTCACCAGCAGCTTCAAAGAGTGTCGCGCCTCGGAGGTCACCCTGCGCGACGTCTGCCCCGAGGTGGTGGGAAGACTTATTGACTTTGCCTACACCTCCCGCATCACAGTGGGAGAGAAGTGTGTGCTGCACGTTCTTTTGGCTGCCATGAG GTATCAGATGGAGGATGTGGCCAAAGCGTGCTGCGACTTCCTCACTAAGCACCTGGAGCCTGCCAATGTCATCGGCATCGCCCGCTTTGCTGAGGAGATCGGCTGCACGGAGCTGCACCAGCGGAGTCGAGAGTACATCAACACACACTTCAGTGAG GTGACTAAAGAAGATGAGTTCTTCAGCCTGTCTCACTGCCAGCTGTTGGAGCTCATCAGTCAGGACAGTCTCAAGGTGCTCTGTGAGTCTGAG GTGTATAAGGCCTGCACTGACTGGGTGCGCTGGGATATGGAGGGCAGAGCCCAGTACCTGCACGCCCTCCTGAATGCGGTTCATATCTACGCCCTGCCTCCTAAGTTCCTAAAGAACCAGCTCCTGTCCTGCCCCATCCTCAGCAAG GCCAACTCCTGTAAGGACTTCCTGTCTAAAATCTTCCAGGATATGACAATAAGGAAGCTGCCTCCTGCACCTAACCGTGGAACTCAACTCATCTATGTGGCTGGCGG ATACCGGCAGCATTCACTGGCAACCATGGAGGCTTATGATCCCAGAAGGAATGTGTGGCTAAAACTGACTGACATGGGGTCTGCGTGCAGTGGCCTGGGAGCCTGTACGCTGTTTGGACTGCTCTACACT GTCGGAGGCAGGAACCTGTCGCTCCAAAACAACACCGAGTCCAACGCCCTGTGCTGCTACAACCCGATGACCAACCAGTGGAGCCAGCGAGCCTCCCTCAACATCCCCAGGAACAGGGTCGGCGTGGGCGTAGTGGACGGCTGCATCTACGCCATCGGGGGCTCCCAGGGCTCCACGCATCACAACACGGTGGAGAG GTGGGATCCCGAGTCTAATCGCTGGTCCTTTGTTTGCCCGATGTCGGTGGCTCGTCTGGGTGCCGGAGTGGCGGCGTGTGGGGGGGTTCTGTATGTGGTCGGGGGATACGATGGGCAGAGCCGCTGGAACACTGCTGAGAAATACCAGCCGGACACGAACACCTGGAACCAGCTGGCACCTATGAACACTATACGCAGCGGACTGG gATTGGTGTGTGTGAACTCTCACTTGTACGCCATAGGAGGCTACGATGGGCGGAACCAGCTGTGTTCGGTGGAGCGTTACAATATAGCCAGGAACCAATGGGAGCCCAGGGCCTCCATGCAGTACTGCCGCAGCGCACACGGAGTCACGGTCCACCAGGGGCGCATCTTTGTCCTCG GAGGCTTTAACCAGCACGGCTTCCTGTCCAGTGTCGAGTTTTACTGTCCAGACAGAAACGAATGGACGTGCGTCACCGACATGCCCGTTGGACGCAGCGGCATGGGCGTCGCTGTTACCATGGAGCCCTGTCCCGGCAGCCTGCCTGAacaagaggaggatgaggaaggagccacatga